One Halalkalicoccus sp. NIPERK01 DNA segment encodes these proteins:
- a CDS encoding sugar-transfer associated ATP-grasp domain-containing protein, which produces MLVSPKDVYHTLRQLRSLAEVERESFEFTSLSPSERAWYWRRGFLSRSAVLYDFETYGHEDYLTDYQRYVRTRGINGRFGYALDNKLMLYGLLSGFSDRLPDLHGIISDGTFRSISMAGERGPTRSAIRWAEDLDAGETVVVKWVIGGGGHSVLLLTRTDDGYRINGERVSRGDLRERFEGMDDYIVTGFSEQADYADAFYSESTNTVRAVTMWDVERDEPFLARAIHRIGTSSTKPMDNWSQGALGALIDPETGKLGEAVTYPENGERTWRTSHPDTGARVAGVEIPDWEAIREGLLDVADSVPYLPYVGWDLVVTDEGEFEIIEANNYPGVKSLQVHGPLCADERVERFYREHGVR; this is translated from the coding sequence ATGCTCGTCTCCCCGAAGGACGTCTACCACACGCTCCGACAGCTCCGGTCGCTCGCAGAGGTCGAACGCGAGAGCTTCGAGTTCACGTCGCTGTCGCCCTCGGAACGGGCGTGGTACTGGCGGCGGGGCTTTCTGAGCCGATCGGCCGTCCTCTACGACTTCGAGACCTACGGCCACGAGGACTACCTCACCGACTACCAGCGCTACGTCCGGACCCGAGGAATCAACGGCCGCTTCGGCTACGCGCTCGACAACAAGCTCATGCTGTACGGCCTCCTGAGCGGCTTCTCCGATCGCCTGCCCGACCTCCACGGGATCATCAGCGACGGCACGTTCCGCTCGATCTCGATGGCGGGCGAGCGCGGCCCGACCCGCTCCGCGATCCGGTGGGCCGAGGACCTCGACGCGGGCGAGACGGTCGTCGTGAAGTGGGTGATCGGCGGGGGCGGCCACAGCGTCCTGTTGCTCACGCGCACCGACGATGGCTACCGGATCAACGGCGAGCGCGTCTCGCGGGGCGACCTCCGCGAGCGCTTCGAGGGGATGGACGACTACATCGTCACGGGCTTTTCCGAGCAGGCCGACTACGCCGACGCGTTCTACTCCGAGTCGACCAACACCGTCCGGGCGGTGACGATGTGGGACGTCGAACGCGACGAACCGTTCCTCGCGCGGGCGATCCACCGGATCGGGACGAGTAGTACAAAGCCGATGGACAACTGGTCGCAGGGCGCGCTCGGCGCGCTGATCGACCCCGAGACGGGCAAACTCGGCGAGGCCGTGACCTACCCCGAGAACGGCGAGCGCACGTGGCGCACGAGTCACCCCGACACGGGGGCGCGAGTCGCGGGCGTCGAGATCCCCGACTGGGAGGCGATCCGGGAGGGGCTGCTCGACGTCGCGGATTCGGTGCCGTACCTCCCGTACGTCGGGTGGGACCTGGTGGTGACGGACGAGGGCGAGTTCGAGATCATCGAGGCGAACAACTACCCCGGCGTGAAGTCGCTTCAGGTCCACGGGCCGCTGTGTGCCGACGAGCGCGTCGAACGGTTCTATCGCGAACACGGCGTGCGGTGA
- a CDS encoding uS10/mL48 family ribosomal protein produces the protein MTFVTKLTLQSGDRAVLDRVVGEIADFVERKGAEMKGPHPSPPETLRVPQHKRTTGGETFGSWSYTVYTRTIEIVGHDEVARRVTDRDLPAGVHLGVEVEQIRPLGST, from the coding sequence ATGACCTTCGTCACGAAACTCACGCTCCAGAGCGGGGACCGGGCGGTCCTCGACCGGGTCGTCGGGGAGATCGCAGACTTCGTCGAGCGAAAGGGCGCGGAGATGAAGGGGCCCCATCCGAGCCCCCCCGAGACGCTTCGCGTCCCGCAGCACAAACGAACTACGGGAGGAGAGACGTTCGGCTCGTGGTCCTACACCGTCTATACGCGCACCATCGAGATCGTCGGCCACGACGAGGTCGCCCGGCGGGTGACGGACCGCGACCTGCCGGCGGGCGTCCACCTCGGCGTCGAGGTCGAGCAGATCCGCCCGCTCGGATCGACCTGA
- a CDS encoding type 1 glutamine amidotransferase domain-containing protein: MKALIVTTDGFEDSELTYPYYRLQEAGLDVALATPDSESVTGKIGEEMDADLAISDASEDEYDLLVVPGGHAPEDLRLEAEEAVDLVREFDDAGKPIASVCHGAQLLISADVLEGREVTGYWSIRVDIENAGATFRDEECVVDENLITARYPDDLPAWLSAVLERVEVQPAAAD, encoded by the coding sequence ATGAAGGCGCTCATCGTCACCACCGACGGGTTCGAGGACAGCGAACTGACCTACCCGTACTACCGGCTTCAGGAGGCCGGCCTCGACGTCGCACTCGCCACGCCCGACAGTGAGAGCGTCACGGGCAAGATCGGCGAGGAGATGGACGCCGACCTCGCGATTTCGGACGCGAGCGAAGACGAGTACGACCTACTGGTCGTGCCGGGCGGGCACGCCCCCGAGGACCTCCGATTGGAGGCCGAGGAGGCGGTCGATCTCGTCCGGGAGTTCGACGACGCCGGAAAGCCCATCGCGTCGGTCTGTCACGGTGCCCAGTTGCTGATCAGCGCCGACGTCCTCGAGGGCCGGGAGGTCACCGGCTACTGGTCGATCCGGGTCGACATCGAGAACGCCGGCGCGACCTTCAGGGACGAGGAGTGCGTCGTCGACGAGAACCTCATCACCGCGCGCTACCCCGACGACCTGCCGGCGTGGCTCTCGGCGGTTCTCGAGCGGGTCGAGGTCCAGCCCGCGGCGGCCGACTGA
- a CDS encoding amidohydrolase yields the protein MSTDHLIEIRRDLHRHPEPAWREFYTTCRIVEELERIGVSDLYVGREAIATDERLAVPDSAELVEWFQQAREAGAKEDILERLDGGYTGCVAVVEQGEGPTVGLRVDIDGLLREESRADEHVPVVEGFRSEHEGAMHACGHDAHATIGLGVIEAIKESDFEGTLKVFFQPGEEMIAGGKAMAKSSHLADVEYLLALHIGLDHPTGEVVAGIDDFLAVSHLHAEFSGEPAHAGAEPDAGENAVQAMATAVSNLYAIPRHHDGATRVNAGQVGGGTASNIIPEHAYIEGEVRGQTTELMEYMRERAERVLENAAEMHGCEVSVETRGEAPSARSDDTLVEVVGAVARTTPGVETVLDRDALGGSEDATYLMQEVQKNGGYANYVGIGTDHPGGHHTATFDVDEESIGIGIDVISRSITEIAATRP from the coding sequence ATGAGCACGGACCACCTGATCGAGATCAGGCGCGACCTGCATCGCCACCCCGAACCCGCGTGGCGCGAGTTCTACACCACCTGCCGCATCGTCGAGGAGCTGGAGCGGATCGGCGTCTCCGACCTCTACGTCGGACGCGAGGCGATCGCCACGGACGAACGGCTGGCCGTCCCCGACTCCGCGGAACTCGTCGAGTGGTTCCAACAGGCCCGAGAGGCGGGCGCGAAGGAGGACATCCTCGAACGCCTCGACGGCGGCTACACGGGCTGTGTCGCCGTGGTCGAGCAGGGGGAGGGCCCCACGGTCGGCCTCCGGGTGGACATCGACGGCCTGCTCCGGGAAGAGAGCCGGGCCGACGAGCACGTCCCCGTCGTGGAGGGCTTTCGCTCCGAACACGAGGGCGCGATGCACGCCTGCGGGCACGACGCCCACGCGACCATCGGGCTGGGCGTGATCGAGGCGATCAAGGAAAGCGACTTCGAGGGCACCCTCAAGGTGTTCTTCCAGCCCGGCGAGGAGATGATCGCCGGGGGCAAGGCGATGGCAAAGAGCAGCCACCTCGCCGACGTCGAGTATCTCCTCGCGCTCCACATCGGCCTCGACCACCCCACCGGCGAGGTCGTCGCCGGAATCGACGACTTCCTGGCAGTCTCGCACCTCCACGCGGAGTTCTCCGGCGAACCCGCCCACGCCGGCGCGGAACCCGACGCCGGCGAGAACGCGGTCCAGGCGATGGCGACGGCGGTGAGCAACCTCTACGCGATCCCCCGGCACCACGACGGCGCGACCCGAGTGAATGCGGGCCAGGTCGGCGGCGGCACCGCCTCGAACATCATCCCCGAGCACGCCTACATCGAGGGCGAGGTGCGCGGCCAGACGACCGAACTCATGGAGTACATGCGCGAGCGCGCCGAGCGCGTGCTCGAAAACGCCGCGGAGATGCACGGCTGTGAGGTCTCGGTGGAGACGCGCGGCGAGGCCCCGAGCGCGAGGAGCGACGACACGCTGGTCGAGGTCGTCGGCGCGGTCGCACGCACCACGCCGGGCGTCGAGACGGTCCTCGATCGGGACGCGCTGGGCGGCAGCGAGGACGCGACCTACCTCATGCAGGAGGTCCAGAAAAACGGCGGGTATGCGAACTACGTCGGGATCGGTACGGACCACCCCGGCGGCCACCACACCGCGACGTTCGACGTCGACGAGGAGAGCATCGGTATCGGGATCGACGTGATCAGCCGCTCGATCACCGAGATCGCGGCGACCCGTCCATAG